The following coding sequences lie in one Takifugu rubripes chromosome 8, fTakRub1.2, whole genome shotgun sequence genomic window:
- the LOC101073657 gene encoding circularly permutated Ras protein 1 isoform X3, whose product MEFACSHVVCNWRPDGAGTEQQNVAQLEPDVPPLPPRRLKKPRPTSLPLPPLPSVQSPLSPPSLPPPVPPRADRQEGGIVPRTNVNVISLNIGKLVDMSQAAGLENMQSPVICEKCSAALSCLIPVPRNVWTCEFCGCEQSVSSGDRRARAGQRAGTRSDDLYLLTENDDDYQNVEDAMVVFCVDISGSMSVTTEVTLSSTSKAYISRLESIQDAIQKVLSSLLEQSPRRRVALVTFNNEVEIYGNGIRAPLVLRDWALIDYEHIWQQGVSYGASHCIAETCDQLKQAVNDLREQGATSLGPAVLASVAVASRYPGSKVILCTDGRANIGLGKMEDTPSVSSSIDPYFYKRVAQQAVDSGVIISVMTFEGTDCCLADIGRLADSTGGRVNIVSVNTVATEIQLASMDNVLATNVTATLLAAKGVYFPYERERNHKLVREIGNVTSGLEITFQFAVKSKYMDVFLRRKVLPFQLQLTFKTREQQKCIRILTEQRPVTSGRWLSTTSLNMVVLGVHCAQLCASLTMEGRVEEAQRHLNAQQDLHDQIRKQRPIQKDEIIYSNWMDSMVTICAEITTESMAVSDEAAKVIYQMKRATSTRDKSNTTQVQKISRH is encoded by the exons ATGGAGTTTGCCTGCAGCCATGTTGTGTGTAACTGGAGACCCGATGGAGCCG gtacagagcaacaaaatgtaGCACAGCTAGAGCCGGATGTTCCACCTCTACCGCCTCGTCGGCTCAAAAAGCCCCGTCCAACATCTTTGCCGCTTCCTCCACTTCCAAGCGTCCAGTCTCCACTCagtcctccttccctccctcctccagtccCCCCCAGAG CggacaggcaggagggagggatcGTACCCAGGACCAACGTCAACGTCATCTCCCTCAATATTGGGAAACTGGTCGACATGAGCCAAG CGGCCGGcctggagaacatgcagagcCCAGTGATCTGTGAGAAATGCAGTGCCGCTTTGTCTTGTCTGATTCCTGTGCCCAGAAAT GTGTGGACATGCGAGTTCTGTGGTTGTGAGCAAAGTGTGAGCTCCGGCGACCGGAGAGCGCGCGCCGGCCAACGCGCAGGCACGCGTAGCGATGACCTCTACCTGCTGACGGAGAACGACGACGACTACCAGAATGTGGAAGATGCTATGGTGGTGTTCTGTGTGGACATTTCTGGCAGCATGAGTGTCACCACAGAG GTCACATTAAGTAGCACTTCTAAGGCATACATATCCAGACTAGAG AGCATCCAGGATGCCATCCAAAAGGTTCTATCTTCCCTGCTGGAACAGTCGCCGCGGAGACGGGTGGCACTGGTTACGTTTAATAACGAA GTTGAAATTTACGGCAATGGGATCAGAGCGCCCCTCGTCCTCAGGGACTGGGCGTTGATCGACTATGAGCACATCTGGCAACAGGGCGTCTCTTATGGAGCCTCGCACTGTATTGCGGAGACGTGTGACCAGCTGAAACAGGCAGTGAATGA CCTCAGGGAGCAGGGCGCTACGAGTCTCGGTCCTGCTGTATTGGCCTCAGTCGCTGTTGCATCCAGGTACCCAGGGTCTAAG GTCATTTTGTGCACTGATGGCAGAGCCAATATTGGATTGGGGAAGATGGAGGACAccccctctgtgtcctcctctaTTGATCCATATTTCTACAAACGAGTTGCGCAACAGGCTGTGGACAGTGG TGTCATCATATCAGTAATGACATTTGAGGGGACAGACTGTTGCCTGGCCGACATCGGCAGACTTGCAGACAGTACTGGAGGAAGG GTGAACATCGTGAGCGTCAATACGGTCGCAACAGAGATCCAGTTAGCATCCATGGACAATGTTCTTGCAACAAATGTCACAGCAACCTTGCTGGCAGCTAAAGGAGT ATATTTTCCATACGAGCGTGAAAGAAATCACAAGCTCGTGAGAGAGATCGGGAATGTGACCAGTGGGCTGGAAATCACGTTTCAATTCGCTGTAAAATCTAAATACATGGATG TCTTTCTGCGGAGAAAAGTTCTACCGTTCCAGCTCCAACTGACCTTCAAGACCAGAGAGCAACAAAAATGCATTCGCATCCTGACAGAGCAGCGACCAGTAACATCTGGCAG GTGGCTTTCGACGACGAGCCTCAACATGGTGGTGCTGGGCGTTCACTGTGCTCAACTCTGTGCCAGTTTAACCATGGAGGGTCGGGTGGAGGAAGCGCAAAGGCACTTAAATGCACAGCAAGACCTGCACGACCAAATCAG GAAACAGAGGCCGATCCAAAAAGACGAGATCATCTACAGCAACTGGATGGACTCTATGGTCACAATCTGTGCGGAGATAACTACAGAATCCATG GCCGTGTCTGATGAAGCGGCTAAAGTCATATACCAAATGAAGAGAGCCACCAGTACCAGGGACAAGAGCAACACCACTCAAGTCCAAAAGATTTCTAGGCATTAA
- the LOC101073657 gene encoding circularly permutated Ras protein 1 isoform X1 produces MEFACSHVVCNWRPDGAGTEQQNVAQLEPDVPPLPPRRLKKPRPTSLPLPPLPSVQSPLSPPSLPPPVPPRADRQEGGIVPRTNVNVISLNIGKLVDMSQAAGLENMQSPVICEKCSAALSCLIPVPRNVWTCEFCGCEQSVSSGDRRARAGQRAGTRSDDLYLLTENDDDYQNVEDAMVVFCVDISGSMSVTTEVTLSSTSKAYISRLESIQDAIQKVLSSLLEQSPRRRVALVTFNNEVEIYGNGIRAPLVLRDWALIDYEHIWQQGVSYGASHCIAETCDQLKQAVNDLREQGATSLGPAVLASVAVASRYPGSKVILCTDGRANIGLGKMEDTPSVSSSIDPYFYKRVAQQAVDSGVIISVMTFEGTDCCLADIGRLADSTGGRVRRVMIITASRGLHLATRLTAFSPHAQVNIVSVNTVATEIQLASMDNVLATNVTATLLAAKGVYFPYERERNHKLVREIGNVTSGLEITFQFAVKSKYMDVFLRRKVLPFQLQLTFKTREQQKCIRILTEQRPVTSGRWLSTTSLNMVVLGVHCAQLCASLTMEGRVEEAQRHLNAQQDLHDQIRKQRPIQKDEIIYSNWMDSMVTICAEITTESMAVSDEAAKVIYQMKRATSTRDKSNTTQVQKISRH; encoded by the exons ATGGAGTTTGCCTGCAGCCATGTTGTGTGTAACTGGAGACCCGATGGAGCCG gtacagagcaacaaaatgtaGCACAGCTAGAGCCGGATGTTCCACCTCTACCGCCTCGTCGGCTCAAAAAGCCCCGTCCAACATCTTTGCCGCTTCCTCCACTTCCAAGCGTCCAGTCTCCACTCagtcctccttccctccctcctccagtccCCCCCAGAG CggacaggcaggagggagggatcGTACCCAGGACCAACGTCAACGTCATCTCCCTCAATATTGGGAAACTGGTCGACATGAGCCAAG CGGCCGGcctggagaacatgcagagcCCAGTGATCTGTGAGAAATGCAGTGCCGCTTTGTCTTGTCTGATTCCTGTGCCCAGAAAT GTGTGGACATGCGAGTTCTGTGGTTGTGAGCAAAGTGTGAGCTCCGGCGACCGGAGAGCGCGCGCCGGCCAACGCGCAGGCACGCGTAGCGATGACCTCTACCTGCTGACGGAGAACGACGACGACTACCAGAATGTGGAAGATGCTATGGTGGTGTTCTGTGTGGACATTTCTGGCAGCATGAGTGTCACCACAGAG GTCACATTAAGTAGCACTTCTAAGGCATACATATCCAGACTAGAG AGCATCCAGGATGCCATCCAAAAGGTTCTATCTTCCCTGCTGGAACAGTCGCCGCGGAGACGGGTGGCACTGGTTACGTTTAATAACGAA GTTGAAATTTACGGCAATGGGATCAGAGCGCCCCTCGTCCTCAGGGACTGGGCGTTGATCGACTATGAGCACATCTGGCAACAGGGCGTCTCTTATGGAGCCTCGCACTGTATTGCGGAGACGTGTGACCAGCTGAAACAGGCAGTGAATGA CCTCAGGGAGCAGGGCGCTACGAGTCTCGGTCCTGCTGTATTGGCCTCAGTCGCTGTTGCATCCAGGTACCCAGGGTCTAAG GTCATTTTGTGCACTGATGGCAGAGCCAATATTGGATTGGGGAAGATGGAGGACAccccctctgtgtcctcctctaTTGATCCATATTTCTACAAACGAGTTGCGCAACAGGCTGTGGACAGTGG TGTCATCATATCAGTAATGACATTTGAGGGGACAGACTGTTGCCTGGCCGACATCGGCAGACTTGCAGACAGTACTGGAGGAAGGGTGAGACGGGTCATGATCATTACGGCATCTAGGGGGCTCCATTTAGCAACAAGATTGACTGCGTTCTCTCCTCATGCACAGGTGAACATCGTGAGCGTCAATACGGTCGCAACAGAGATCCAGTTAGCATCCATGGACAATGTTCTTGCAACAAATGTCACAGCAACCTTGCTGGCAGCTAAAGGAGT ATATTTTCCATACGAGCGTGAAAGAAATCACAAGCTCGTGAGAGAGATCGGGAATGTGACCAGTGGGCTGGAAATCACGTTTCAATTCGCTGTAAAATCTAAATACATGGATG TCTTTCTGCGGAGAAAAGTTCTACCGTTCCAGCTCCAACTGACCTTCAAGACCAGAGAGCAACAAAAATGCATTCGCATCCTGACAGAGCAGCGACCAGTAACATCTGGCAG GTGGCTTTCGACGACGAGCCTCAACATGGTGGTGCTGGGCGTTCACTGTGCTCAACTCTGTGCCAGTTTAACCATGGAGGGTCGGGTGGAGGAAGCGCAAAGGCACTTAAATGCACAGCAAGACCTGCACGACCAAATCAG GAAACAGAGGCCGATCCAAAAAGACGAGATCATCTACAGCAACTGGATGGACTCTATGGTCACAATCTGTGCGGAGATAACTACAGAATCCATG GCCGTGTCTGATGAAGCGGCTAAAGTCATATACCAAATGAAGAGAGCCACCAGTACCAGGGACAAGAGCAACACCACTCAAGTCCAAAAGATTTCTAGGCATTAA
- the LOC101073657 gene encoding circularly permutated Ras protein 1 isoform X2, with protein MQKGTEQQNVAQLEPDVPPLPPRRLKKPRPTSLPLPPLPSVQSPLSPPSLPPPVPPRADRQEGGIVPRTNVNVISLNIGKLVDMSQAAGLENMQSPVICEKCSAALSCLIPVPRNVWTCEFCGCEQSVSSGDRRARAGQRAGTRSDDLYLLTENDDDYQNVEDAMVVFCVDISGSMSVTTEVTLSSTSKAYISRLESIQDAIQKVLSSLLEQSPRRRVALVTFNNEVEIYGNGIRAPLVLRDWALIDYEHIWQQGVSYGASHCIAETCDQLKQAVNDLREQGATSLGPAVLASVAVASRYPGSKVILCTDGRANIGLGKMEDTPSVSSSIDPYFYKRVAQQAVDSGVIISVMTFEGTDCCLADIGRLADSTGGRVRRVMIITASRGLHLATRLTAFSPHAQVNIVSVNTVATEIQLASMDNVLATNVTATLLAAKGVYFPYERERNHKLVREIGNVTSGLEITFQFAVKSKYMDVFLRRKVLPFQLQLTFKTREQQKCIRILTEQRPVTSGRWLSTTSLNMVVLGVHCAQLCASLTMEGRVEEAQRHLNAQQDLHDQIRKQRPIQKDEIIYSNWMDSMVTICAEITTESMAVSDEAAKVIYQMKRATSTRDKSNTTQVQKISRH; from the exons ATGCAGAAAG gtacagagcaacaaaatgtaGCACAGCTAGAGCCGGATGTTCCACCTCTACCGCCTCGTCGGCTCAAAAAGCCCCGTCCAACATCTTTGCCGCTTCCTCCACTTCCAAGCGTCCAGTCTCCACTCagtcctccttccctccctcctccagtccCCCCCAGAG CggacaggcaggagggagggatcGTACCCAGGACCAACGTCAACGTCATCTCCCTCAATATTGGGAAACTGGTCGACATGAGCCAAG CGGCCGGcctggagaacatgcagagcCCAGTGATCTGTGAGAAATGCAGTGCCGCTTTGTCTTGTCTGATTCCTGTGCCCAGAAAT GTGTGGACATGCGAGTTCTGTGGTTGTGAGCAAAGTGTGAGCTCCGGCGACCGGAGAGCGCGCGCCGGCCAACGCGCAGGCACGCGTAGCGATGACCTCTACCTGCTGACGGAGAACGACGACGACTACCAGAATGTGGAAGATGCTATGGTGGTGTTCTGTGTGGACATTTCTGGCAGCATGAGTGTCACCACAGAG GTCACATTAAGTAGCACTTCTAAGGCATACATATCCAGACTAGAG AGCATCCAGGATGCCATCCAAAAGGTTCTATCTTCCCTGCTGGAACAGTCGCCGCGGAGACGGGTGGCACTGGTTACGTTTAATAACGAA GTTGAAATTTACGGCAATGGGATCAGAGCGCCCCTCGTCCTCAGGGACTGGGCGTTGATCGACTATGAGCACATCTGGCAACAGGGCGTCTCTTATGGAGCCTCGCACTGTATTGCGGAGACGTGTGACCAGCTGAAACAGGCAGTGAATGA CCTCAGGGAGCAGGGCGCTACGAGTCTCGGTCCTGCTGTATTGGCCTCAGTCGCTGTTGCATCCAGGTACCCAGGGTCTAAG GTCATTTTGTGCACTGATGGCAGAGCCAATATTGGATTGGGGAAGATGGAGGACAccccctctgtgtcctcctctaTTGATCCATATTTCTACAAACGAGTTGCGCAACAGGCTGTGGACAGTGG TGTCATCATATCAGTAATGACATTTGAGGGGACAGACTGTTGCCTGGCCGACATCGGCAGACTTGCAGACAGTACTGGAGGAAGGGTGAGACGGGTCATGATCATTACGGCATCTAGGGGGCTCCATTTAGCAACAAGATTGACTGCGTTCTCTCCTCATGCACAGGTGAACATCGTGAGCGTCAATACGGTCGCAACAGAGATCCAGTTAGCATCCATGGACAATGTTCTTGCAACAAATGTCACAGCAACCTTGCTGGCAGCTAAAGGAGT ATATTTTCCATACGAGCGTGAAAGAAATCACAAGCTCGTGAGAGAGATCGGGAATGTGACCAGTGGGCTGGAAATCACGTTTCAATTCGCTGTAAAATCTAAATACATGGATG TCTTTCTGCGGAGAAAAGTTCTACCGTTCCAGCTCCAACTGACCTTCAAGACCAGAGAGCAACAAAAATGCATTCGCATCCTGACAGAGCAGCGACCAGTAACATCTGGCAG GTGGCTTTCGACGACGAGCCTCAACATGGTGGTGCTGGGCGTTCACTGTGCTCAACTCTGTGCCAGTTTAACCATGGAGGGTCGGGTGGAGGAAGCGCAAAGGCACTTAAATGCACAGCAAGACCTGCACGACCAAATCAG GAAACAGAGGCCGATCCAAAAAGACGAGATCATCTACAGCAACTGGATGGACTCTATGGTCACAATCTGTGCGGAGATAACTACAGAATCCATG GCCGTGTCTGATGAAGCGGCTAAAGTCATATACCAAATGAAGAGAGCCACCAGTACCAGGGACAAGAGCAACACCACTCAAGTCCAAAAGATTTCTAGGCATTAA